Proteins encoded together in one Porites lutea chromosome 2, jaPorLute2.1, whole genome shotgun sequence window:
- the LOC140928279 gene encoding b(0,+)-type amino acid transporter 1-like, which yields MASKEEEAAAVQPLTAEEKNGDAPQVAIEDNRVGLKKEVSLINGIALVVGVIIGSGIFISPTGVLKRTGSVGMSLVIWAGCGFLALLGSLCYCEMGTMIPKSGAEYSYLKKAFGPLPAFLYSWTLALILRPASLSAVALTFARYVSQPFFPDCEISPIPVRKILAAACLALTMFINCGSVKWATRIQDTFTFGKLIALVILIVIGLIEVGSGNVQNFSGAFKGTTSDLANIGLAFYSGLWAYDGWNSLNFVTEEMKNPERDLPRALLIGIPLVTIVYLLTNIAYIAVIGGDGILNSGAVAMAVGEMKLGPVSWLIPIFVACSTFGCVNGLAFSGARLVYVAAHNGHMPKVLAMVHNTRNTPMPSIIFLHVIAMIMLIPDSSKFSTLVNYFSFAAWLSYCAVFAALLYLRWREPNANRPYRVWLIVPIIMVLASLYLLITPFAGEPVESTMALIFIAAGIPVWIIFCWWDKTKHACDDFCVSFTYNAQKLFNMSLPDRSEDDKAHSISED from the exons ATGGCCTCGAAGGAAGAAGAAGCCGCTGCTGTACAGCCATTGACCGccgaagaaaaaaatggcgatGCCCCGCAAGTAGCCATTGAAGACAACAGAGTTGGTCTGAAGAAAGAAGTTTCTCTTATAAATGGCATCGCACTCGTCGTCGGAGTCATTATCGGCTCCGGTATTTTCATCTCTCCGACTGGCGTCCTCAAGCGTACCGGTTCAGTAGGAATGAGTTTGGTCATTTGGGCTGGTTGTGGTTTCCTCGCGCTTCTAGGATCCCTATGCTATTGTGAAATGGGTACGATGATCCCGAAGTCCGGCGCTGAATATTCGTACCTCAAGAAAGCCTTCGGTCCTCTTCCAGCTTTCCTTTACAGCTGGACTCTGGCTTTGATCCTTCGCCCGGCTTCACTCAGCGCCGTTGCTCTTACTTTTGCACGCTATGTGAGTCAGCCTTTCTTCCCAGACTGCGAAATCAGCCCGATTCCAGTTAGAAAGATTTTGGCAGCGGCTTGCCTCG CACTGACCATGTTTATAAATTGTGGGAGTGTGAAATGGGCAACACGCATCCAGGACACCTTTACTTTTGGAAAACTGATTGCACTTGTAATCCTGATTGTGATAGGTCTTATTGAAGTTGGATCAG GTAATGTTCAGAATTTTAGCGGAGCATTTAAAGGTACCACATCAGACTTGGCAAATATTGGTTTGGCATTTTACTCTGGACTTTGGGCCTATGATGGATG GAATAGCTTAAATTTTGTAACTGAAGAGATGAAAAATCCAGAAAG GGATCTTCCCCGGGCACTGTTGATTGGAATTCCTCTTGTTACCATTGTTTACCTTCTAACCAATATCGCTTATATTGCTGTGATTGGAGGAGACGGTATTTTGAACTCAGGAGCTGTTGCCATG GCGGTTGGCGAAATGAAGCTTGGTCCAGTCAGTTGGTTGATCCCCATCTTTGTCGCATGTTCCACTTTTGGCTGTGTAAATGGACTGGCCTTTAGTGGTGCAAG GTTGGTTTACGTAGCAGCTCATAATGGCCACATGCCAAAAGTCCTAGCCATGGTTCACAATACTCGCAACACTCCTATGCCTTCAATCATCTTCCTG CATGTCATTGCCATGATCATGTTGATTCCAGACTCCAGTAAATTCAGCACACTTGTGAACTACTTCAGTTTTGCGGCATGGCTCTCATACTGTGCAGTCTTTGCAGCACTGCTGTACCTGAGATGGAGAGAACCTAATGCAAACAGACCATACAGG GTTTGGCTGATTGTGCCCATAATTATGGTGCTAGCATCTCTGTATCTCCTGATCACTCCTTTTGCTGGTGAGCCTGTGGAGTCCACAATGGCCCTCATCTTCATAGCTGCTGGTATCCCTGTATGGATAATTTTTTGTTGGTGGGACAAGACAAAACATGCCTGTGATGACTTTTGTG TAAGTTTCACCTACAACGCGCAGAAGCTGTTCAATATGTCGTTACCTGACCGCTCTGAAGATGACAAGGCCCATTCCATCTCTGAAGACTAG
- the LOC140926821 gene encoding uncharacterized protein, with amino-acid sequence MSAKGKARDKSMSKLGNRMITTMLKNEKLAEKELEKKMKALKDLERKSMVKICETSLDVKYDFRRKRNTQEIEEQLSEDPLNLSLGQGRLLLSPCGSRRGSLIPPETKQEESKETEYIESSGDSGESHNNDGTNPAILISSESQQADTGLHSERSGSPVADEPETSSPCASPVGSPPSEDPAISEAESQKLLKVFAQSERGGQRRRTAPEITDLSPKLLIQLAKSSAEIKRRGSTHDASAAADGEEERNETLSASLNSRRRGSAAIELLQLKGEQGKTEGCPTSPSLRRRGSSAVSTSPSNSPILQRRRGSSANAKISLSLETNEALLRDKISGQAPMSPRLKQPLSPLLGRRGSGMAATLRPLSAQSQNKDSASEPMLPDLKRPQSPSLRRSLSPLRANRPMSPARSLSSLSVESNSGESQLEAIGVPGEYDLMRRRGSRPGLPTNLAVRRGSELSQVELNTLAPNSPLRKAMQDPQATLNPVPASPNAYRRHSGTVEALQDRVNDFLKTLAAK; translated from the coding sequence ATGTCGGCTAAGGGTAAAGCTAGAGACAAGAGCATGTCAAAACTTGGCAATCGTATGATAACCACGATGCTAAAGAACGAAAAATTAGCTGAAAAAGAACTTGAGAAAAAGATGAAAGCCCTCAAAGACTTAGAGCGCAAGTCTATGGTAAAAATATGTGAAACGTCGCTAGACGTTAAGTACGATTTCCGACGAAAACGAAACACTCAAGAAATCGAAGAGCAGCTTTCGGAAGACCCTTTGAACCTAAGTCTTGGCCAAGGGAGGCTATTACTTTCACCTTGTGGCTCGAGAAGGGGTAGCTTAATACCTCCGGAGACCAAACAGGAAGAATCAAAGGAAACTGAATATATCGAATCGTCTGGTGATAGCGGTGAGTCACATAACAATGACGGCACCAATCCAGCAATTTTGATCAGCAGTGAAAGTCAGCAAGCTGATACCGGTCTGCACTCAGAGAGAAGCGGTTCGCCTGTTGCGGATGAGCCTGAGACGTCTTCCCCATGCGCCTCTCCTGTTGGTTCCCCACCTTCAGAAGATCCTGCAATCAGTGAAGCAGAGTCTCAAAAATTGCTGAAAGTGTTCGCGCAAAGTGAGCGCGGCGGACAACGTCGTCGGACAGCACCTGAAATAACAGACCTGTCACCGAAGCTTTTGATTCAGTTGGCAAAAAGTTCGGCGGAAATTAAGAGACGAGGGTCGACGCATGATGCTTCGGCGGCGGCTGACGGAGAAGAAGAGAGAAATGAGACATTATCAGCATCACTGAACTCAAGAAGACGCGGATCGGCGGCGATTGAATTGTTACAGTTAAAAGGAGAACAGGGAAAAACAGAAGGGTGCCCAACCTCTCCTTCCCTTCGGCGAAGGGGGTCTTCTGCTGTTTCTACCTCTCCCTCCAACTCTCCTATCCTGCAGCGCAGGAGAGGATCCTCTGCCAACGCTAAAATTTCATTGTCGCTCGAAACGAACGAAGCTCTCTTGAGGGACAAGATTTCTGGACAAGCTCCCATGTCACCTCGACTCAAGCAACCTCTCTCGCCGTTGCTCGGAAGAAGGGGCTCTGGCATGGCGGCGACCCTCCGTCCGCTGTCTGCACAGTCGCAAAACAAAGATTCAGCTTCAGAGCCTATGTTGCCTGACTTGAAGAGACCGCAGTCACCTTCGTTACGGAGGTCTTTGAGTCCTTTGAGAGCGAATCGACCAATGTCACCTGCAAGGTCTTTATCTTCGCTCTCGGTAGAAAGTAATTCGGGAGAATCACAGTTAGAGGCCATTGGAGTTCCAGGGGAATACGACTTGATGCGACGAAGGGGATCAAGGCCCGGCTTGCCAACTAATCTAGCGGTGCGCCGAGGATCGGAACTCTCTCAAGTCGAATTGAACACCTTAGCACCGAATTCTCCTTTACGAAAGGCCATGCAAGACCCTCAAGCGACCTTAAATCCTGTTCCAGCATCACCTAATGCTTACAGACGACACTCAGGGACAGTGGAAGCTCTGCAAGATCGCGTTAATGACTTCTTGAAAACTTTGGCAGCAAAGTAG